A DNA window from Hevea brasiliensis isolate MT/VB/25A 57/8 chromosome 2, ASM3005281v1, whole genome shotgun sequence contains the following coding sequences:
- the LOC131177967 gene encoding uncharacterized protein LOC131177967 gives MEIAMIRANVEENRKATMARFLGGLNKEIADLVELQHYVELEDTVHMVMKIEKQLRRKGMSRYGSSTSSIPKSSWKSNWPKKEDKAVSKPKHEESKSKPHGESKSHIASQCPNKRAMILKDNGDIKTESDKDSDSIPPLEDATDVEYAVEGSALVTRRALSMQVKGASTLLVEKLKLPTLKHPRPYKLQWLNECGDVKVTKQPLVAFSIGRYHDEVICDVVPMHAGHLLLGRPWQFDRQIYEDQVKFRRSIEKENTSEDESKSVGKGEAKSSNEENRVIESKNKEKNKERSEKSLSETGKKVNPVKKESKERKMSLFAKERDVKSAFFARKPMIVLMYKEAYLNFADLNSSLPSSAVSLLQEFENVFRKDMPNESPLIRGIEYQIDFIPGAAIPNRPAYRTNPEETKELQRQIEELLAKGYPNSRLDDMLDELHGACVFSKIDLKSGYHQIRMKIGDE, from the exons ATGGAGATTGCTATGATTCGGGCAAATGTTGAAGAAAATAGAAAAGCCACAATGGCTCGATTCTTAGGTGGTTTGAATAAAGAAATAGCTGATTTAGTTGAGTTGCAGCATTATGTGGAGCTAGAGGACACGGTGCATATGGTTATGAAAATTGAAAAGCAGCTCAGGAGGAAAGGGATGTCGAGGTATGGTAGTAGCACAAGTTCAATTCCTAAGAGCTCATGGAAATCGAACTGGCCCAAGAAGGAGGATAAGGCTGTTTCTAAGCCCAAGCATGAAGAAAGTAAGAGTAAGCCTCATGGGGAAAGTAAGA GTCATATTGCTTCACAATGCCCCAATAAAAGGGCAATGATCTTAAAGGATAATGGAGATATAAAGACTGAGAGTGATAAAGATAGTGATTCTATACCTCCATTAGAAGATGCTACTGATGTGGAGTATGCTGTAGAGGGGAGTGCATTAGTCACTAGGAGAGCATTGAGTATGCAAGTGAAGGGAG CTAGTACACTATTAGTTGAGAAATTGAAGTTGCCTACTTTGAAACATCCTAGACCATACAAGTTACAATGGTTGAATGAATGTGGAGATGTTAAAGTGACTAAGCAACCACTAGTTGCTTTTTCCATTGGTAGATATCATGATGAGGTTATATGTGATGTAGTGCCTATGCATGCTGGTCATCTGTTACTTGGTAGACCATGGCAGTTTGATAG ACAAATATATGAGGATCAAGTGAAATTTAGGAGATCAATTGAGAAGGAAAACACTAGTGAGGATGAGAGTAAAAGTGTAGGAAAAGGAGAGGCTAAGAGTTCTAATGAGGAGAATAGAGTGATTGAGagtaaaaataaagagaaaaataaaGAGAGGAGTGAAAAGTCATTGAGTGAGACTGGAAAAAAAGTGAATCCAGTGAAAAAGGAGAGCAAAGAGAGAAAAATGAGCTTATTTGCAAAAGAAAGAGATGTTAAGAGCGCATTTTTTGCTAGAAAGCCAATGATTGTACTTATGTACAAGGAGGCTTATTTGAATTTTGCTGACCTTAACAGTTCTTTGCCTAGTTCTGCTGTTTCTCTTTTACAGGAGTTTGAAAATGTTTTTCGTAAGGATATGCCTAATGAGTCACCACTTATTAGAGGGATCGAATATCAGATTGATTTTATTCCTGGAGCAGCAATTCCTAATCGACCAGCTTACAGAACTAATCCTGAGGAGACAAAGGAACTTCAGAGGCAAATTGAGGAGTTATTAGCAAAAGG ATATCCCAATTCTAGGCTAGATGACATGTTAGATgaattgcatggtgcttgtgtcttttcgaaaattgatttgaaaagtgGATACCACCAGATTAGGATGAAAATAGGTGATGAGTGA